One window of Candidatus Abyssobacteria bacterium SURF_5 genomic DNA carries:
- a CDS encoding acetate--CoA ligase, which yields MQNNIIWKPYGEYKTKSNIRRFMRKHKIKTYDELVKKSARNIKWFWKAALEDLDVEWYEPYKKVLDDSAGFPWAKWFVGGKINIVHNCLDRHAQSWRRNKLALIWEGDDGATRTVSYLQLYQEVNRLANAIKSLGIKKGDTVGIYMPMVPEIVTVLMACLKIGAVAIPVFSGFGATALATRLNDAEAKLLFTADGSARRAKLVQIKQEADKALEMTPSVKKAIVLKRMGIDVAMRDGRDLWWHDVVPQQSPVCETERLDAEDYSLIIYTSGTTGKPKGTVHTHAGCMAQMAKELGYYFDVKEEDTFFWVTDIGWMMGPWEIIGVQNFGGTYLIFEGAPDYPKPDRLWDVCERHGVTILGISPTAIRLLMRSSVDWVKKHDLSKIRILGSTGEPWDPESYQWFFEHVGGGRCPIINISGGTEIVGCLLSPLPITELKPCTLRGPGLGMDIDVFDEDGKPIRGGIGHLVCKKPAPSMTKGFLKDPDRYIATYFSRWPNVWYHGDWAHVDDDGFWFLHGRADDTIKIAGRRTGPAEIEAALIDHPAVSEAAAIGVPHEIKGENVVCFVVLHPGYEPSEPLREELKNQVVKIMGKTLRPEDLRFVGALPKTRSAKILRGVIKKKWLGQDIGDIASVENPDAIEEIAHAK from the coding sequence ATGCAGAATAACATCATCTGGAAACCGTATGGCGAATATAAAACCAAAAGCAACATCAGGCGCTTCATGCGCAAGCACAAAATCAAAACGTACGATGAGCTGGTAAAGAAATCCGCCAGAAACATCAAATGGTTCTGGAAAGCGGCGCTCGAGGACCTGGACGTCGAGTGGTATGAGCCGTATAAAAAGGTGCTCGACGACAGCGCCGGCTTCCCCTGGGCGAAGTGGTTCGTCGGCGGCAAGATCAACATCGTCCACAACTGCCTCGACCGCCACGCGCAAAGCTGGCGCCGCAACAAGCTCGCGCTCATCTGGGAGGGCGACGACGGCGCCACCCGCACGGTCAGCTATCTGCAGCTCTACCAGGAGGTCAATCGCCTCGCCAACGCAATCAAGTCGCTCGGCATCAAGAAAGGAGATACGGTCGGCATCTACATGCCGATGGTGCCCGAGATCGTGACCGTCCTGATGGCATGCCTGAAAATAGGAGCGGTCGCCATTCCCGTCTTCTCCGGCTTCGGAGCGACCGCACTCGCCACGCGCCTGAACGACGCCGAGGCCAAGCTGCTGTTCACCGCCGACGGCTCGGCGCGCCGCGCAAAGCTCGTCCAGATCAAGCAGGAGGCGGATAAGGCACTCGAGATGACGCCGTCCGTCAAGAAGGCGATCGTTCTCAAGCGCATGGGAATAGATGTCGCGATGCGCGACGGGCGCGACCTGTGGTGGCACGACGTCGTGCCACAGCAGTCTCCCGTCTGCGAGACCGAGCGGCTCGATGCCGAGGATTATTCGCTCATCATCTATACGTCCGGCACGACCGGCAAACCCAAAGGGACTGTCCACACGCACGCCGGCTGCATGGCGCAGATGGCGAAGGAGCTCGGCTATTACTTCGACGTGAAGGAAGAAGACACCTTCTTCTGGGTGACCGATATCGGCTGGATGATGGGCCCGTGGGAGATCATTGGCGTGCAGAATTTCGGCGGCACCTACCTCATCTTCGAGGGCGCTCCCGATTACCCGAAGCCCGACCGCTTGTGGGACGTCTGCGAGCGGCACGGTGTCACCATTCTCGGTATCTCGCCGACCGCGATCCGCCTGCTCATGCGCAGCAGCGTCGACTGGGTCAAAAAACACGACCTGTCAAAAATCCGCATCCTGGGATCGACCGGCGAACCGTGGGACCCCGAATCCTACCAGTGGTTCTTCGAGCACGTCGGCGGAGGACGCTGCCCAATCATCAATATCTCCGGCGGAACCGAAATCGTGGGATGCCTGCTCTCGCCGCTCCCGATCACCGAACTCAAGCCGTGCACGCTGCGCGGGCCGGGCCTCGGCATGGATATCGACGTGTTCGATGAGGACGGCAAGCCGATTCGCGGCGGAATCGGACACTTGGTCTGCAAGAAGCCCGCGCCTTCTATGACCAAGGGATTCCTGAAGGACCCCGACCGCTACATCGCCACCTATTTCTCGCGCTGGCCGAACGTCTGGTACCACGGCGATTGGGCGCACGTGGACGACGACGGATTCTGGTTCCTGCACGGGCGCGCCGACGATACCATCAAGATCGCCGGACGGCGTACCGGCCCCGCCGAAATCGAGGCGGCCCTTATCGATCATCCCGCCGTCTCCGAGGCGGCCGCAATCGGGGTGCCGCACGAGATCAAGGGCGAAAACGTCGTCTGCTTCGTCGTCCTGCATCCGGGCTACGAGCCGAGCGAGCCGCTTCGAGAGGAACTCAAGAACCAGGTCGTCAAGATCATGGGCAAAACGCTCCGGCCCGAGGACCTGCGCTTCGTGGGCGCGCTTCCGAAAACGAGGTCAGCCAAAATCCTGCGCGGCGTTATCAAGAAGAAGTGGCTCGGACAAGACATCGGCGACATCGCCTCCGTCGAAAATCCCGACGCCATCGAGGAGATCGCCCACGCAAAATAA